Proteins encoded within one genomic window of Cucumis sativus cultivar 9930 chromosome 3, Cucumber_9930_V3, whole genome shotgun sequence:
- the LOC101215556 gene encoding type I inositol polyphosphate 5-phosphatase 2 isoform X2, translated as MFNSNFWYYLPPYVPSSFQPRHRRGKSETLRVQYINTKDLRVTVATWNVAGRIPNEDLEINDWLCTDDPGDIYIIGFQEVVPLNAGNVLGAEDNKPIPKWEALIRRTLNKSSKSEDKHKSYSAPPSPVLRTSSVADVLADEVNGEQLKLIDDGFSVNVGFELDQHPLNKLNLVNSNLRLSRIYGIDCDQRLDWPEHSLDATPQAVSSNSKLRRVVSSSARIGFQCLENPLIFPPQSFSINENGLKRTFCSSGNLISAWKSPQDTLEVLDSLSDVSDISVEEVDTFPELMEQVDEDPTESMKSYPKYVRIVSKQMVGIYVSVWVRKRLRRHVNNLKVSPVGVGLMGYMGNKGSVSVSMSLYQSRLCFVCSHLTSGQKDGAELKRNADVNEIIRRTCFSSMFDSGQPQTIPSHDQIFWFGDLNYRMNASDSDVRRLVAQKKWEELSNYDQLIRELRMGHVFDGWKEGTLDFPPTYKYEFNSDRYIGEIPREGEKRRSPAWCDRILWMGKGIKQVCYKNADIRLSDHRPVSSVFQVEVEVLDHRKLQRALNFTNTAAIHPEFFADENGEYDDLEF; from the exons ATGTTCAACTCGAATTTCTGGTACTACCTACCTCCAT ACGTTCCTAGTAGTTTCCAGCCAAGACACAGACGAGGGAAATCCGAAACTCTTCGAGTTCAGTACATAAACACCAAAGATCTGAG GGTAACAGTAGCTACATGGAATGTCGCAGGAAGAATTCCAAACGAAGACCTTGAGATAAATGACTGGCTCTGTACAGATGACCCCGGagatatttatattatagG TTTCCAAGAAGTAGTCCCTTTAAATGCGGGGAATGTGCTGGGAGCAGAGGATAACAAACCAATTCCAAAATGGGAGGCACTCATTCGAAGAACTCTGAACAAGTCTTCTAAATCTGAGGACAAACACAAAAGCTATAGCGCCCCGCCCTCACCAGTATTGAGGACTTCATCTGTAGCTGATGTACTTGCAGATGAGGTTAATGGCGAACAGTTAAAACTAATAGACGATGGATTTTCTGTGAATGTTGGTTTTGAATTGGATCAGCATCCCCTTAACAAATTAAACCTCGTGAACTCGAATTTGCGGTTAAGTAGAATCTATGGCATTGACTGTGACCAAAGATTAGACTGGCCTGAACATTCATTAGATGCAACCCCTCAAGCTGTCTCATCTAATTCGAAATTGCGGAGAGTAGTCAGCAGTTCTGCTAGAATTGGCTTCCAGTGCTTGGAGAATCCTCTAATATTCCCTCCACAGAGTTTTTCtataaatgaaaatgggtTGAAAAGGACATTCTGTAGTTCTGGAAATTTGATCTCAGCCTGGAAGTCGCCGCAAGACACTTTAGAAGTCCTGGACTCTCTTTCTGATGTATCTGACATTTCTGTTGAAGAAGTAGATACTTTTCCAGAACTTATGGAACAAGTTGACGAAGATCCAACAGAGAGTATGAAATCCTACCCGAAATATGTGAGAATCGTCAGCAAGCAGATGGTAGGAATATACGTGTCAGTTTGGGTGCGTAAGAGATTAAGGAGACatgttaacaatttgaaaGTTTCTCCAGTTGGAGTTGGTCTTATGGGCTACATGGGAAACAAG GGGTCTGTTTCTGTCAGCATGTCTCTTTATCAGTCACGGTTATGCTTCGTTTGTTCTCATCTGACATCTGGTCAGAAGGATGGAGCAGAACTCAAGCGTAATGCAGACGTAAATGAAATCATAAGACGAACGTGTTTTTCATCAATGTTTGATTCAGGACAGCCACAGACAATACCATCCCATGA TCAAATATTCTGGTTTGGTGATTTGAATTATCGTATGAATGCATCGGACTCAGATGTAAGGAGGCTTGTTGCTCAAAAAAAGTGGGAGGAACTCAGCAACTATGATCAG CTTATCAGAGAACTACGCATGGGGCACGTGTTCGATGGATGGAAAGAAGGGACATTAGATTTCCCTCCAACCTATAAATACGAATTCAACTCAGATAGATACATTGGCGAAATCCcaagagaaggagagaagaGAAGGTCTCCAGCATG GTGTGATCGGATATTATGGATGGGAAAAGGGATTAAACAAGTGTGTTATAAGAATGCAGATATAAGGCTTTCAGATCATAGGCCAGTGAGTTCGGTGTTCcaagttgaagttgaagtgTTGGATCACAGGAAATTGCAAAGAGCTTTGAACTTCACAAATACTGCTGCTATTCATCCTGAATTTTTTGCTGACGAAAATGGGGAGTATGATGATTTAGAGTTCTAG
- the LOC101215556 gene encoding type I inositol polyphosphate 5-phosphatase 2 isoform X4 yields MRTRKGKRSEAFWPSIVMKKWLNIKPKVYDFSEDEVDTETESEDDVCSLKNERAHNQEDRACRTQRNLSTCSTRISDVPSSFQPRHRRGKSETLRVQYINTKDLRVTVATWNVAGRIPNEDLEINDWLCTDDPGDIYIIGFQEVVPLNAGNVLGAEDNKPIPKWEALIRRTLNKSSKSEDKHKSYSAPPSPVLRTSSVADVLADEVNGEQLKLIDDGFSVNVGFELDQHPLNKLNLVNSNLRLSRIYGIDCDQRLDWPEHSLDATPQAVSSNSKLRRVVSSSARIGFQCLENPLIFPPQSFSINENGLKRTFCSSGNLISAWKSPQDTLEVLDSLSDVSDISVEEVDTFPELMEQVDEDPTESMKSYPKYVRIVSKQMVGIYVSVWVRKRLRRHVNNLKVSPVGVGLMGYMGNKGSVSVSMSLYQSRLCFVCSHLTSGQKDGAELKRNADVNEIIRRTCFSSMFDSGQPQTIPSHDQIFWFGDLNYRMNASDSDVRRLVAQKKWEELSNYDQLIRELRMGHVFDGWKEGTLDFPPTYKYEFNSDRYIGEIPREGEKRRSPA; encoded by the exons ATGCGGACCAGGAAAGGAAAACGCTCCGAG GCTTTTTGGCCTTCCATCGTGATGAAGAAATGGTTGAATATCAAGCCCAAGGTGTATGATTTTAGTGAGGATGAAGTTGATACTGAAACTGAGAGTGAAGATGACG TTTGCTCTCTCAAGAATGAAAGAGCGCATAATCAAGAGGATCGTGCTTGTAGGACACAAAGGAACTTATCTACATGTTCAACTCGAATTTCTG ACGTTCCTAGTAGTTTCCAGCCAAGACACAGACGAGGGAAATCCGAAACTCTTCGAGTTCAGTACATAAACACCAAAGATCTGAG GGTAACAGTAGCTACATGGAATGTCGCAGGAAGAATTCCAAACGAAGACCTTGAGATAAATGACTGGCTCTGTACAGATGACCCCGGagatatttatattatagG TTTCCAAGAAGTAGTCCCTTTAAATGCGGGGAATGTGCTGGGAGCAGAGGATAACAAACCAATTCCAAAATGGGAGGCACTCATTCGAAGAACTCTGAACAAGTCTTCTAAATCTGAGGACAAACACAAAAGCTATAGCGCCCCGCCCTCACCAGTATTGAGGACTTCATCTGTAGCTGATGTACTTGCAGATGAGGTTAATGGCGAACAGTTAAAACTAATAGACGATGGATTTTCTGTGAATGTTGGTTTTGAATTGGATCAGCATCCCCTTAACAAATTAAACCTCGTGAACTCGAATTTGCGGTTAAGTAGAATCTATGGCATTGACTGTGACCAAAGATTAGACTGGCCTGAACATTCATTAGATGCAACCCCTCAAGCTGTCTCATCTAATTCGAAATTGCGGAGAGTAGTCAGCAGTTCTGCTAGAATTGGCTTCCAGTGCTTGGAGAATCCTCTAATATTCCCTCCACAGAGTTTTTCtataaatgaaaatgggtTGAAAAGGACATTCTGTAGTTCTGGAAATTTGATCTCAGCCTGGAAGTCGCCGCAAGACACTTTAGAAGTCCTGGACTCTCTTTCTGATGTATCTGACATTTCTGTTGAAGAAGTAGATACTTTTCCAGAACTTATGGAACAAGTTGACGAAGATCCAACAGAGAGTATGAAATCCTACCCGAAATATGTGAGAATCGTCAGCAAGCAGATGGTAGGAATATACGTGTCAGTTTGGGTGCGTAAGAGATTAAGGAGACatgttaacaatttgaaaGTTTCTCCAGTTGGAGTTGGTCTTATGGGCTACATGGGAAACAAG GGGTCTGTTTCTGTCAGCATGTCTCTTTATCAGTCACGGTTATGCTTCGTTTGTTCTCATCTGACATCTGGTCAGAAGGATGGAGCAGAACTCAAGCGTAATGCAGACGTAAATGAAATCATAAGACGAACGTGTTTTTCATCAATGTTTGATTCAGGACAGCCACAGACAATACCATCCCATGA TCAAATATTCTGGTTTGGTGATTTGAATTATCGTATGAATGCATCGGACTCAGATGTAAGGAGGCTTGTTGCTCAAAAAAAGTGGGAGGAACTCAGCAACTATGATCAG CTTATCAGAGAACTACGCATGGGGCACGTGTTCGATGGATGGAAAGAAGGGACATTAGATTTCCCTCCAACCTATAAATACGAATTCAACTCAGATAGATACATTGGCGAAATCCcaagagaaggagagaagaGAAGGTCTCCAGCATG A
- the LOC101215556 gene encoding type I inositol polyphosphate 5-phosphatase 2 isoform X3, whose product MIIYFNGPDVPSSFQPRHRRGKSETLRVQYINTKDLRVTVATWNVAGRIPNEDLEINDWLCTDDPGDIYIIGFQEVVPLNAGNVLGAEDNKPIPKWEALIRRTLNKSSKSEDKHKSYSAPPSPVLRTSSVADVLADEVNGEQLKLIDDGFSVNVGFELDQHPLNKLNLVNSNLRLSRIYGIDCDQRLDWPEHSLDATPQAVSSNSKLRRVVSSSARIGFQCLENPLIFPPQSFSINENGLKRTFCSSGNLISAWKSPQDTLEVLDSLSDVSDISVEEVDTFPELMEQVDEDPTESMKSYPKYVRIVSKQMVGIYVSVWVRKRLRRHVNNLKVSPVGVGLMGYMGNKGSVSVSMSLYQSRLCFVCSHLTSGQKDGAELKRNADVNEIIRRTCFSSMFDSGQPQTIPSHDQIFWFGDLNYRMNASDSDVRRLVAQKKWEELSNYDQLIRELRMGHVFDGWKEGTLDFPPTYKYEFNSDRYIGEIPREGEKRRSPAWCDRILWMGKGIKQVCYKNADIRLSDHRPVSSVFQVEVEVLDHRKLQRALNFTNTAAIHPEFFADENGEYDDLEF is encoded by the exons atgattatttattttaatggtcCAGACGTTCCTAGTAGTTTCCAGCCAAGACACAGACGAGGGAAATCCGAAACTCTTCGAGTTCAGTACATAAACACCAAAGATCTGAG GGTAACAGTAGCTACATGGAATGTCGCAGGAAGAATTCCAAACGAAGACCTTGAGATAAATGACTGGCTCTGTACAGATGACCCCGGagatatttatattatagG TTTCCAAGAAGTAGTCCCTTTAAATGCGGGGAATGTGCTGGGAGCAGAGGATAACAAACCAATTCCAAAATGGGAGGCACTCATTCGAAGAACTCTGAACAAGTCTTCTAAATCTGAGGACAAACACAAAAGCTATAGCGCCCCGCCCTCACCAGTATTGAGGACTTCATCTGTAGCTGATGTACTTGCAGATGAGGTTAATGGCGAACAGTTAAAACTAATAGACGATGGATTTTCTGTGAATGTTGGTTTTGAATTGGATCAGCATCCCCTTAACAAATTAAACCTCGTGAACTCGAATTTGCGGTTAAGTAGAATCTATGGCATTGACTGTGACCAAAGATTAGACTGGCCTGAACATTCATTAGATGCAACCCCTCAAGCTGTCTCATCTAATTCGAAATTGCGGAGAGTAGTCAGCAGTTCTGCTAGAATTGGCTTCCAGTGCTTGGAGAATCCTCTAATATTCCCTCCACAGAGTTTTTCtataaatgaaaatgggtTGAAAAGGACATTCTGTAGTTCTGGAAATTTGATCTCAGCCTGGAAGTCGCCGCAAGACACTTTAGAAGTCCTGGACTCTCTTTCTGATGTATCTGACATTTCTGTTGAAGAAGTAGATACTTTTCCAGAACTTATGGAACAAGTTGACGAAGATCCAACAGAGAGTATGAAATCCTACCCGAAATATGTGAGAATCGTCAGCAAGCAGATGGTAGGAATATACGTGTCAGTTTGGGTGCGTAAGAGATTAAGGAGACatgttaacaatttgaaaGTTTCTCCAGTTGGAGTTGGTCTTATGGGCTACATGGGAAACAAG GGGTCTGTTTCTGTCAGCATGTCTCTTTATCAGTCACGGTTATGCTTCGTTTGTTCTCATCTGACATCTGGTCAGAAGGATGGAGCAGAACTCAAGCGTAATGCAGACGTAAATGAAATCATAAGACGAACGTGTTTTTCATCAATGTTTGATTCAGGACAGCCACAGACAATACCATCCCATGA TCAAATATTCTGGTTTGGTGATTTGAATTATCGTATGAATGCATCGGACTCAGATGTAAGGAGGCTTGTTGCTCAAAAAAAGTGGGAGGAACTCAGCAACTATGATCAG CTTATCAGAGAACTACGCATGGGGCACGTGTTCGATGGATGGAAAGAAGGGACATTAGATTTCCCTCCAACCTATAAATACGAATTCAACTCAGATAGATACATTGGCGAAATCCcaagagaaggagagaagaGAAGGTCTCCAGCATG GTGTGATCGGATATTATGGATGGGAAAAGGGATTAAACAAGTGTGTTATAAGAATGCAGATATAAGGCTTTCAGATCATAGGCCAGTGAGTTCGGTGTTCcaagttgaagttgaagtgTTGGATCACAGGAAATTGCAAAGAGCTTTGAACTTCACAAATACTGCTGCTATTCATCCTGAATTTTTTGCTGACGAAAATGGGGAGTATGATGATTTAGAGTTCTAG
- the LOC101215556 gene encoding type I inositol polyphosphate 5-phosphatase 2 isoform X1, giving the protein MRTRKGKRSEAFWPSIVMKKWLNIKPKVYDFSEDEVDTETESEDDVCSLKNERAHNQEDRACRTQRNLSTCSTRISDVPSSFQPRHRRGKSETLRVQYINTKDLRVTVATWNVAGRIPNEDLEINDWLCTDDPGDIYIIGFQEVVPLNAGNVLGAEDNKPIPKWEALIRRTLNKSSKSEDKHKSYSAPPSPVLRTSSVADVLADEVNGEQLKLIDDGFSVNVGFELDQHPLNKLNLVNSNLRLSRIYGIDCDQRLDWPEHSLDATPQAVSSNSKLRRVVSSSARIGFQCLENPLIFPPQSFSINENGLKRTFCSSGNLISAWKSPQDTLEVLDSLSDVSDISVEEVDTFPELMEQVDEDPTESMKSYPKYVRIVSKQMVGIYVSVWVRKRLRRHVNNLKVSPVGVGLMGYMGNKGSVSVSMSLYQSRLCFVCSHLTSGQKDGAELKRNADVNEIIRRTCFSSMFDSGQPQTIPSHDQIFWFGDLNYRMNASDSDVRRLVAQKKWEELSNYDQLIRELRMGHVFDGWKEGTLDFPPTYKYEFNSDRYIGEIPREGEKRRSPAWCDRILWMGKGIKQVCYKNADIRLSDHRPVSSVFQVEVEVLDHRKLQRALNFTNTAAIHPEFFADENGEYDDLEF; this is encoded by the exons ATGCGGACCAGGAAAGGAAAACGCTCCGAG GCTTTTTGGCCTTCCATCGTGATGAAGAAATGGTTGAATATCAAGCCCAAGGTGTATGATTTTAGTGAGGATGAAGTTGATACTGAAACTGAGAGTGAAGATGACG TTTGCTCTCTCAAGAATGAAAGAGCGCATAATCAAGAGGATCGTGCTTGTAGGACACAAAGGAACTTATCTACATGTTCAACTCGAATTTCTG ACGTTCCTAGTAGTTTCCAGCCAAGACACAGACGAGGGAAATCCGAAACTCTTCGAGTTCAGTACATAAACACCAAAGATCTGAG GGTAACAGTAGCTACATGGAATGTCGCAGGAAGAATTCCAAACGAAGACCTTGAGATAAATGACTGGCTCTGTACAGATGACCCCGGagatatttatattatagG TTTCCAAGAAGTAGTCCCTTTAAATGCGGGGAATGTGCTGGGAGCAGAGGATAACAAACCAATTCCAAAATGGGAGGCACTCATTCGAAGAACTCTGAACAAGTCTTCTAAATCTGAGGACAAACACAAAAGCTATAGCGCCCCGCCCTCACCAGTATTGAGGACTTCATCTGTAGCTGATGTACTTGCAGATGAGGTTAATGGCGAACAGTTAAAACTAATAGACGATGGATTTTCTGTGAATGTTGGTTTTGAATTGGATCAGCATCCCCTTAACAAATTAAACCTCGTGAACTCGAATTTGCGGTTAAGTAGAATCTATGGCATTGACTGTGACCAAAGATTAGACTGGCCTGAACATTCATTAGATGCAACCCCTCAAGCTGTCTCATCTAATTCGAAATTGCGGAGAGTAGTCAGCAGTTCTGCTAGAATTGGCTTCCAGTGCTTGGAGAATCCTCTAATATTCCCTCCACAGAGTTTTTCtataaatgaaaatgggtTGAAAAGGACATTCTGTAGTTCTGGAAATTTGATCTCAGCCTGGAAGTCGCCGCAAGACACTTTAGAAGTCCTGGACTCTCTTTCTGATGTATCTGACATTTCTGTTGAAGAAGTAGATACTTTTCCAGAACTTATGGAACAAGTTGACGAAGATCCAACAGAGAGTATGAAATCCTACCCGAAATATGTGAGAATCGTCAGCAAGCAGATGGTAGGAATATACGTGTCAGTTTGGGTGCGTAAGAGATTAAGGAGACatgttaacaatttgaaaGTTTCTCCAGTTGGAGTTGGTCTTATGGGCTACATGGGAAACAAG GGGTCTGTTTCTGTCAGCATGTCTCTTTATCAGTCACGGTTATGCTTCGTTTGTTCTCATCTGACATCTGGTCAGAAGGATGGAGCAGAACTCAAGCGTAATGCAGACGTAAATGAAATCATAAGACGAACGTGTTTTTCATCAATGTTTGATTCAGGACAGCCACAGACAATACCATCCCATGA TCAAATATTCTGGTTTGGTGATTTGAATTATCGTATGAATGCATCGGACTCAGATGTAAGGAGGCTTGTTGCTCAAAAAAAGTGGGAGGAACTCAGCAACTATGATCAG CTTATCAGAGAACTACGCATGGGGCACGTGTTCGATGGATGGAAAGAAGGGACATTAGATTTCCCTCCAACCTATAAATACGAATTCAACTCAGATAGATACATTGGCGAAATCCcaagagaaggagagaagaGAAGGTCTCCAGCATG GTGTGATCGGATATTATGGATGGGAAAAGGGATTAAACAAGTGTGTTATAAGAATGCAGATATAAGGCTTTCAGATCATAGGCCAGTGAGTTCGGTGTTCcaagttgaagttgaagtgTTGGATCACAGGAAATTGCAAAGAGCTTTGAACTTCACAAATACTGCTGCTATTCATCCTGAATTTTTTGCTGACGAAAATGGGGAGTATGATGATTTAGAGTTCTAG